The following are from one region of the Ruficoccus sp. ZRK36 genome:
- the menC gene encoding o-succinylbenzoate synthase — MDSLAWKPYCRPFRSPLRTAHGEWPQREGLIVRLEHEGQVGFGEVAPLEDFGTESLLDASEALDALIEDPELELPPELVCTRFALDCAAGMLERAPARPHHVAGLLPAGITAYAALQTLLDQGFTTFKWKIGVESMEAEQHLCRELFKLLHGKGILRLDANAGLDYAATEAWMAFLEDYPVEFLEQPLPPGEEASMAILAERYSVPVALDESLCQPGALTAFTELFPKGPFVIKPALIGSVKSYLSWRAFRPGVRVVYSSAFETAIGIEAALRLASMDEHSSAAVGFGTLEYFPHEDGFSGHIYGPILTPGLPVDAFERLWKRL, encoded by the coding sequence ATGGACAGTCTTGCCTGGAAGCCCTACTGCCGCCCCTTCCGCTCCCCATTGCGGACGGCCCATGGTGAGTGGCCCCAGCGCGAGGGGCTGATCGTACGGCTTGAGCACGAGGGGCAGGTGGGCTTTGGCGAAGTCGCTCCCCTGGAAGACTTTGGGACAGAGAGCCTGCTCGATGCATCCGAGGCCCTCGACGCCCTGATTGAAGACCCGGAGCTGGAGCTGCCACCTGAGCTGGTCTGTACACGCTTTGCGCTGGACTGCGCGGCTGGGATGCTTGAGCGCGCGCCTGCCCGTCCACACCACGTAGCCGGGCTGCTCCCGGCGGGCATTACGGCCTATGCTGCGCTTCAAACGCTACTGGATCAGGGCTTTACGACTTTTAAATGGAAAATCGGCGTCGAGTCTATGGAGGCGGAGCAGCACCTGTGCCGCGAGCTGTTCAAGCTGCTGCACGGCAAAGGCATCCTGCGGCTGGACGCCAATGCCGGACTCGACTACGCAGCGACAGAGGCGTGGATGGCCTTTCTGGAGGACTATCCGGTGGAGTTTCTGGAGCAGCCCTTGCCCCCCGGCGAGGAGGCAAGTATGGCCATCTTGGCCGAGCGGTATTCAGTGCCCGTGGCTCTGGACGAGTCGCTCTGCCAGCCGGGTGCGTTGACGGCCTTTACGGAGCTTTTCCCCAAAGGCCCGTTTGTGATAAAACCCGCTCTAATCGGCTCAGTGAAGTCGTACCTGTCCTGGCGGGCTTTCCGGCCCGGTGTGCGGGTGGTTTACTCCTCGGCTTTCGAGACGGCGATCGGCATCGAGGCAGCGCTGCGGCTGGCCTCGATGGATGAGCACAGCTCGGCAGCCGTGGGCTTTGGCACGCTGGAATACTTTCCGCATGAAGATGGTTTTAGCGGGCACATCTATGGGC